From the genome of Chlorocebus sabaeus isolate Y175 chromosome 2, mChlSab1.0.hap1, whole genome shotgun sequence, one region includes:
- the LOC140710180 gene encoding centrosomal protein kizuna-like: YQPATIFIGLQMSAVSSMGDFSTEHKSPQPTKNFSIPDPHSHRQRSNVTDSCVVQTSNDTQCLNKSDNIDGKASLQIGEKTPVTASILSEEEQTHCLEIGSNTRHGKSNLSEGKMSAELNSPLQERLSPENRTTDLKCDSSSRSEGSEGEILTREHIEVEEKRASPPVSPISVSEYCESENKWSQEKHSPWQGVSGGMRG; this comes from the coding sequence TATCAACCAGCAACAATCTTTATAGGCCTCCAAATGTCAGCCGTCTCAAGCATGGGAGATTTCAGTACAGAGCACAAATCTCCCCAACCCACAAAGAACTTTTCAATTCCTGACCCACATTCACACCGACAGAGAAGTAATGTGACAGACAGCTGTGTAGTACAAACTAGTAATGACACACAGTGCTTAAATAAGTCTGACAACATAGATGGAAAGGCATCTCTTCAGATTGGTGAGAAAACGCCAGTCACAGCCAGTATATTGTCTGAGGAGGAACAAACTCATTGCTTAGAGATAGGAAGTAACACACGTCATGGCAAGAGTAATTTATCTGAAGGCAAAATGTCTGCTGAACTCAATTCCCCGTTACAGGAAAGATTAAGTCCAGAGAACAGAACCACTGATTTAAAGTGTGACAGTTCCAGCAGATCAGAGGGATCAGAGGGAGAAATACTGACACGGGAACATATTGAAGTTGAGGAAAAAAGAGCCAGCCCGCCAGTCTCTCCGATATCAGTTTCAGAATACTGTGAATCTGAAAATAAGTGGTCTCAAGAGAAGCATTCTCCTTGGCAAGGTGTTTCAGGTGGGATGAGAGGCTGA